The candidate division KSB1 bacterium region TTTAGAATTAAACATTTTTTTGTAAAATGTCAACCTTTTTGCTCTTCCAGGGTTTCGTCTGATTTGTACTTTTTCAGGAATGACTTGAATTGCTTGGCGAGTTGTTTTAGATTTGGCAATTTTCGATTTTTGGCAGCCTCTTCCATTTCAGATCCTAATTCGGAAATTTCCGGAAACCCGTAACTGGCTCCGCTGCCTTTCAT contains the following coding sequences:
- a CDS encoding Hpt domain-containing protein, yielding MKGSGASYGFPEISELGSEMEEAAKNRKLPNLKQLAKQFKSFLKKYKSDETLEEQKG